The following proteins are encoded in a genomic region of Cellulomonas sp. ES6:
- the tmk gene encoding dTMP kinase, with protein MPGGLFVSFEGGDGVGKSTQSRLLGEWLEGLGLTVVLTREPGGTELGRVLRREVLHGGHVDPRTEALLYAADRAHHVASLVRPALEAGQVVVTDRYLDSSVAYQGTGRDLGADEVERLSLWATGGLLPRLTVLLDLDPAAGLRRLHARPDRPDRLESAGDDFHRRTREAFLARAAADPGRWLVLDADRPVEAIAADVRARVAALLGVPAPAAEVAP; from the coding sequence GTGCCCGGCGGGCTCTTCGTGTCGTTCGAGGGCGGCGACGGCGTCGGCAAGTCCACGCAGTCCCGGCTGCTCGGCGAGTGGCTCGAGGGCCTGGGGCTCACCGTCGTGCTGACCCGGGAACCGGGCGGCACGGAGCTGGGTCGGGTGCTGCGCCGCGAGGTGCTGCACGGCGGGCACGTCGACCCGCGCACCGAGGCGCTGCTGTACGCGGCCGACCGTGCCCACCACGTCGCCTCGCTGGTCCGGCCCGCGCTCGAGGCCGGGCAGGTCGTGGTGACCGACCGCTACCTCGACTCGTCCGTGGCGTACCAGGGCACCGGGCGGGACCTCGGCGCGGATGAGGTGGAGCGGCTCTCGCTCTGGGCGACGGGCGGCCTGCTGCCCCGGCTGACCGTGCTGCTCGACCTCGACCCCGCGGCGGGTCTGCGCCGGCTGCACGCGCGGCCCGACCGGCCGGACCGGCTGGAGAGCGCGGGGGACGACTTCCACCGCCGCACCCGTGAGGCGTTCCTGGCGCGGGCGGCGGCCGACCCCGGCCGCTGGCTCGTGCTCGACGCGGACCGGCCGGTCGAGGCGATCGCGGCGGACGTCCGCGCCCGGGTCGCGGCGCTGCTCGGCGTGCCGGCGCCCGCGGCCGAGGTGGCGCCGTGA
- a CDS encoding alpha/beta fold hydrolase, whose amino-acid sequence MDALVSTDFDLATDAGVAQAEAAYGDFGAACLENTGPVLGHVDTVSAAKDMDVLRAVLGDETLAYVGYSYGTQLGATYAALFPEHVGRLVLDGALDPTLPAEEISKGQAVGFENALRAYVADCQAGADCPLTGSVDDGLAQVRALLDRARTSPLPTGTDRPLTGTLAFSGIALPLYDEGSWSYLTMGLDAALTEGDGSVLLQLADLYYDRNPDGTYATNSTAAFWSIGCADDRSTTDVAQMRAQAADIEAAAPTVGYFFGYGGIVCAQWPVPEAGGSTTTRRRAPRRSSSSAPRTTPRHRTPGPRASRRRSTPRPS is encoded by the coding sequence ATGGACGCGCTCGTCTCCACCGACTTCGACCTCGCGACGGACGCGGGGGTCGCGCAGGCCGAGGCCGCGTACGGCGACTTCGGGGCGGCCTGCCTGGAGAACACCGGGCCCGTGCTCGGGCACGTCGACACCGTCAGCGCCGCGAAGGACATGGACGTGCTGCGCGCGGTCCTCGGCGACGAGACCCTCGCGTACGTCGGCTACTCGTACGGCACGCAGCTCGGCGCCACGTACGCGGCGCTGTTCCCCGAGCACGTCGGCCGCCTCGTCCTCGACGGCGCGCTCGACCCGACGCTGCCCGCCGAGGAGATCTCGAAGGGCCAGGCCGTCGGGTTCGAGAACGCCCTACGCGCCTACGTCGCCGACTGCCAGGCCGGCGCCGACTGCCCGCTGACCGGCTCCGTCGACGACGGCCTCGCGCAGGTCCGGGCCCTGCTGGACCGCGCGCGGACGTCGCCGCTGCCCACCGGCACGGACCGGCCGCTGACCGGCACGCTGGCGTTCAGCGGGATCGCGCTGCCGCTGTACGACGAGGGTTCCTGGAGCTACCTCACGATGGGCCTCGACGCGGCGCTCACCGAGGGCGACGGGTCCGTGCTGCTGCAGCTCGCCGACCTGTACTACGACCGCAACCCCGACGGCACCTACGCGACGAACTCCACCGCCGCGTTCTGGTCCATCGGGTGCGCCGACGACCGCAGCACCACGGACGTGGCGCAGATGCGGGCGCAGGCCGCCGACATCGAGGCCGCGGCGCCCACCGTCGGCTACTTCTTCGGCTACGGCGGCATCGTCTGCGCGCAGTGGCCCGTCCCCGAGGCCGGGGGCTCGACGACTACTCGGCGGCGGGCGCCGCGCCGATCGTCGTCATCGGCACCACGAACGACCCCGCGACACCGTACGCCTGGGCCGAGAGCCTCGCGCAGACGCTCGACTCCGCGACCCTCCTGA
- a CDS encoding DoxX family membrane protein, translating into MDVRDLPLRLGAGAYILSSGVDKLSADEETAAGYHGMAAGAYPFLADVDPVTFTKALAATEIALGAGLLLPVAPRKLLAAGFTAFSAGLVGMYWRTPSLRRGPRDPRPSPDGVGVAKDVILLGASASYLLHALTRRSGHRRQRVRRG; encoded by the coding sequence ATGGACGTGCGCGACCTGCCGCTGCGCCTCGGCGCCGGCGCCTACATCCTCAGCTCGGGAGTCGACAAGCTGTCGGCCGACGAGGAGACCGCCGCGGGGTACCACGGCATGGCCGCCGGGGCGTACCCGTTCCTGGCCGACGTCGACCCCGTGACGTTCACGAAGGCGCTCGCGGCCACGGAGATCGCGCTCGGTGCCGGTCTGCTGCTCCCGGTCGCCCCGCGGAAGCTGCTCGCCGCCGGGTTCACGGCGTTCTCGGCCGGCCTCGTCGGCATGTACTGGCGGACGCCGTCGCTGCGCCGGGGACCGCGCGACCCGCGGCCGAGCCCCGACGGCGTCGGCGTCGCCAAGGACGTCATCCTGCTCGGCGCGTCGGCGTCGTACCTGCTGCACGCGCTGACCCGGCGGTCGGGGCACCGGAGGCAGCGGGTGCGCCGGGGCTGA
- a CDS encoding sulfurtransferase: MPDVIVSAADLARELDGPRPPRLLDVRWTLGGPPGIGAFREGHLPGASYVDLDTELAAAPSATAGRHPLPDVADLQAAARRWGLRAGEPVVVYDDSGAMSAARAWWLLRWAGVQDVRILDGGLAAWTAAGGAVETGERDVEPGDVELSAGHLPTLDADGAAQWADEGVLLDARAAERYRGEVEPVDPRAGHIPGAVSAPTSENLGTDGRFLPADDLTARFAALGVPEGDVAVYCGSGVTAAHQAAALVMAGRTPVLYPGSWSQWSADPERPVATGGDPAAG, encoded by the coding sequence ATGCCCGACGTGATCGTGTCCGCCGCCGACCTCGCCCGTGAGCTCGACGGACCGCGCCCGCCCCGCCTGCTCGACGTCCGCTGGACGCTCGGCGGCCCGCCCGGGATCGGGGCGTTCCGCGAGGGCCACCTGCCCGGCGCGTCGTACGTGGACCTGGACACCGAGCTCGCCGCCGCCCCGAGCGCCACGGCCGGCCGGCACCCGCTGCCCGACGTCGCCGACCTGCAGGCCGCGGCCCGGCGGTGGGGTCTGCGGGCGGGCGAGCCCGTGGTCGTCTACGACGACTCCGGTGCGATGTCGGCGGCCCGGGCCTGGTGGCTGCTGCGCTGGGCCGGGGTGCAGGACGTGCGGATCCTCGACGGCGGACTGGCCGCGTGGACCGCGGCGGGCGGGGCGGTCGAGACCGGGGAGCGCGACGTGGAGCCCGGCGACGTCGAGCTCTCCGCGGGGCACCTGCCGACGCTCGACGCCGACGGCGCGGCGCAGTGGGCCGACGAGGGCGTGCTGCTGGACGCGCGTGCCGCCGAGCGGTACCGCGGCGAGGTCGAGCCGGTCGACCCGCGCGCGGGGCACATCCCCGGCGCCGTGAGCGCGCCGACCTCCGAGAACCTCGGCACCGACGGGCGGTTCCTGCCCGCGGACGACCTGACGGCACGGTTCGCCGCGCTCGGCGTCCCCGAGGGCGACGTGGCGGTGTACTGCGGCTCCGGCGTGACGGCCGCGCACCAGGCGGCGGCCCTCGTCATGGCCGGGCGGACGCCCGTGCTGTACCCGGGGTCGTGGTCGCAGTGGTCCGCGGACCCGGAGCGCCCCGTCGCGACCGGCGGGGACCCCGCAGCCGGCTGA
- the nrdI gene encoding class Ib ribonucleoside-diphosphate reductase assembly flavoprotein NrdI — protein MRQTPVYFYSSKSGLVRSFAERLGRPVFDLSEREHRLGEADGPWVLLTPSYKTGNDRNDTIPEAVRRFLRSPVNRRRMVGVIGSGNRNFGRHYQMAARQIAARSGRPVLFEFEIAGTPWDVEECRRILADLDAALARGGDEPAA, from the coding sequence GTGCGGCAGACCCCGGTGTACTTCTACTCCAGCAAGTCGGGGCTGGTGCGGTCCTTCGCGGAGCGGCTCGGGCGGCCGGTGTTCGACCTGTCGGAGCGCGAGCACCGGCTGGGCGAGGCCGACGGCCCGTGGGTGCTGCTGACTCCGTCGTACAAGACGGGCAACGACCGGAACGACACGATCCCCGAGGCGGTGCGCCGGTTCCTGCGCTCGCCGGTGAACCGGCGGCGGATGGTCGGCGTCATCGGCTCCGGCAACCGGAACTTCGGCCGGCACTACCAGATGGCCGCACGCCAGATCGCCGCGAGGTCCGGGCGGCCGGTGCTGTTCGAGTTCGAGATCGCCGGGACGCCCTGGGACGTCGAGGAGTGCCGGCGGATCCTCGCGGACCTGGACGCGGCGCTCGCCCGCGGCGGCGACGAGCCGGCCGCCTGA
- a CDS encoding DUF5701 family protein, with translation MSVIDDDELATYLPLPDAVAPAGPYLLTDVDTGSEFCGVPPEQALVTVRRRGRVPLTIAEGLALVALRPDMLRPNRCFSLLGSRARNQRVPAVWISARAPKLGWCWDRNPHTWLGAASAGARVPAG, from the coding sequence GTGAGCGTCATCGACGACGACGAGCTGGCGACCTACCTGCCGCTGCCGGACGCGGTGGCGCCTGCGGGGCCGTACCTGCTGACGGACGTCGACACGGGGTCGGAGTTCTGCGGTGTGCCGCCGGAGCAGGCGCTCGTGACGGTGCGGCGGCGCGGCCGCGTGCCGCTGACCATCGCGGAGGGCCTGGCCCTCGTGGCGCTGCGCCCCGACATGCTGCGACCGAACCGGTGCTTCTCGCTCCTGGGGTCGCGCGCGCGGAACCAGCGGGTGCCGGCGGTGTGGATCAGCGCCCGCGCGCCGAAGCTGGGCTGGTGCTGGGACCGCAACCCGCACACGTGGCTGGGGGCGGCCTCCGCGGGAGCGCGGGTGCCCGCGGGCTGA
- a CDS encoding DUF898 family protein encodes MSRTGRFTFDGGAATYVGTAILGVLITTLTLGICYPFQVVLMQRWRAKHARIDGQQLVFTGSATGLFGLWIAWFLLSVVTLGIYLLWVGPRIEAWKWEHTDFATPVQPLVPYGQVPPGQNVTVNVAR; translated from the coding sequence ATGTCCCGCACCGGCCGCTTCACCTTCGACGGGGGTGCCGCGACCTACGTCGGCACCGCGATCCTCGGGGTGCTCATCACGACGCTCACGCTGGGGATCTGCTACCCGTTCCAGGTGGTGCTCATGCAGCGGTGGCGGGCCAAGCACGCGCGCATCGACGGTCAGCAGCTCGTCTTCACGGGGAGCGCGACGGGACTGTTCGGCCTGTGGATCGCCTGGTTCCTGCTGAGCGTCGTCACCCTCGGCATCTACCTGCTGTGGGTGGGGCCACGCATCGAGGCGTGGAAGTGGGAGCACACCGACTTCGCGACGCCGGTCCAGCCGCTCGTCCCGTACGGCCAGGTGCCGCCGGGGCAGAACGTCACGGTGAACGTCGCGCGCTGA
- a CDS encoding PQQ-binding-like beta-propeller repeat protein gives MLLADVGDGPARTVRALDPATGEVVWERDVDLGSTMNQMVLDGVLYGSGTSSAWAVDAVTGETRWSTHAGASDAWQVQTDGRVLLRTEQAPGRGELVGYSLRDGDVAWRTELPEGVGSLWQTHGLLLGQRGASVVTLR, from the coding sequence GTGCTGCTGGCGGACGTCGGGGACGGGCCCGCGCGGACCGTCCGCGCGCTCGACCCGGCCACCGGGGAGGTCGTGTGGGAGCGCGACGTCGACCTCGGGAGCACCATGAACCAGATGGTGCTCGACGGCGTGCTGTACGGGAGCGGGACGTCGTCCGCCTGGGCCGTGGACGCGGTGACCGGGGAGACCCGGTGGTCCACCCATGCCGGGGCGAGCGACGCCTGGCAGGTGCAGACCGACGGCCGGGTGCTGCTGCGCACCGAGCAGGCGCCGGGCCGTGGCGAGCTGGTCGGGTACAGCCTGCGGGACGGCGACGTGGCGTGGCGCACGGAGCTCCCCGAGGGCGTCGGGTCGCTGTGGCAGACGCACGGGCTGCTGCTCGGCCAGCGCGGCGCGAGCGTGGTCACGCTGCGCTGA